One window from the genome of Amaranthus tricolor cultivar Red isolate AtriRed21 chromosome 9, ASM2621246v1, whole genome shotgun sequence encodes:
- the LOC130823919 gene encoding uncharacterized protein LOC130823919 gives METPMAALTNSNTKSTRKMEDSDLSLSKSRQRTAKQDRSVLVDITNDSPIVGLASGNLIETPISYVSKQKIHFCKKTPGSGEDLLRGQVKNLLQKVEEEAEISKFCIQNCGRGRHGFKAIFNSPASLVAPTPVNTPQILNFSSVDEFESLSPVSETPIEDQLIFPQVMSGVIDEKKQSESEDIISRSLFLDFSEKSDSSSDSSAVVTTQETQEKTVPLDDDDSSIWSIQVNASIRDDDEGEDEVNQDDEDGEFYDDDEEEMEDHSLCIDELCEEISNLTMDFEKKGTKLMGKHIRFVYHSDDEFVEDYEEVLHLKGLPTPTGKHVRFQDEDEDEDQRN, from the exons ATGGAGACTCCTATGGCTGCTTTAACCAACAGCAACACCAAATCAACAA GAAAAATGGAAGATTCTGATTTGTCCTTATCTAAATCAAGACAAAGAACAGCAAAACAAGATCGATCAGTATTAGTCGACATAACAAATGATTCTCCAATTGTTGGACTTGCGAGTGGAAATTTGATTGAAACCCCAATTTCATATGTTTCAAAACAGAAGATTCATTTTTGCAAGAAAACTCCTGGTTCAGGCGAAGATTTGCTTCGAGGACAAGTCAAGAACTTACTGcaaaaggttgaagaagaagcTGAGATTTCTAAGTTCTGTATTCAAAACTGTGGCCGGGGTCGCCATGGATTTAAAGCTATCTTTAATTCTCCGGCAAGTCTTGTTGCTCCAACTCCGGTTAATACACCACAAATTCTGAATTTCTCCTCTGTTGATGAGTTTGAATCATTAAGTCCTGTTTCTGAAACTCCGATTGAAGATCAACTAATTTTTCCCCAG GTGATGAGTGGAGTAATTGATGAGAAGAAACAATCAGAATCTGAAGATATAATATCAAGGTCATTATTTctagatttctctgaaaaatcAGACTCCTCATCAGATTCATCAGCTGTGGTgactacccaagaaacccaagaAAAGACAGTGCctttggatgatgatgattcttCAATATGGTCTATTCAAGTGAATGCAAGCATCCGAGACGACGACGAGGGTGAAGATGAAGTGAAtcaagatgatgaagatggtgAGTTTtatgacgatgatgaagaagaaatggagGATCATAGTTTGTGTATTGATGAATTGTGTGAAGAAATAAGCAATTTAACCATGGATTTTGAGAAGAAAGGAACAAAATTGATGGGGAAACATATAAGATTTGTGTATCATAGTGATGATGAATTTGTTGAGGATTATGAAGAAGTTTTGCATTTAAAGGGATTGCCAACTCCAACAGGAAAACATGTTCGTTttcaagatgaagatgaagatgaagatcaaAGAAATTGA
- the LOC130824193 gene encoding naringenin,2-oxoglutarate 3-dioxygenase translates to MAEKPTTLTALEGETTLNPTFVRDEDERPKVAYNEFSSEIPIISIEGIDENGEKRSEICRKIVDACEQWGIFQVIDHGVDDNLIDDMTRLAREFFALSPEEKLRFDMSGGKKGGFIVSSHLQGEAVQDWREIVTYFSYPIKNRDYSRWPDKPEGWIKVAEQYSDKLMALACKLLGVLSEAMGLDTEALTKACVDMDQKMVVNYYPKCPQPDLTLGLKRHTDPGTITLLLQDQVGGLQATRDGGKTWITVQPIPGAFVVNLGDHGHFLSNGRFKNADHQAVVNSNYSRLSIATFQNPAPEAIVYPLAIREGENPILEEPIAFTEMYRRKMSKDLELARLKKLAKEQKQKQEELEKAKLESKPIEEIIA, encoded by the exons atggCCGAAAAGCCCACAACACTTACAGCATTAGAAGGGGAAACTACTCTGAATCCAACCTTTGTTCGTGATGAAGATGAAAGGCCAAAGGTTGCTTATAATGAGTTTAGTAGTGAAATACCAATCATTTCTATTGAAGGAATCGATGAAAATGGAGAAAAAAGAAGTGAAATTTGTAGGAAAATAGTGGATGCTTGTGAACAATGGGGGATTTTTCAAGTGATTGATCATGGGGTTGATGATAATCTTATTGATGATATGACGCGTTTGGCTAGAGAATTCTTTGCTCTTTCGCCTGAGGAGAAGCTTAGGTTTGATATGTCTGGTGGGAAGAAAGGTGGTTTTATTGTTTCTAGCCATCTTCAG GGAGAAGCTGTACAAGACTGGAGGGAGATAGTAACTTACTTTTCATACCCAATTAAGAACAGGGATTATTCAAGATGGCCTGATAAGCCAGAAGGATGGATTAAGGTAGCAGAACAGTACAGTGACAAGTTAATGGCCTTGGCTTGCAAGCTCCTTGGGGTTTTGTCTGAGGCAATGGGTCTTGATACTGAGGCACTCACCAAAGCCTGTGTTGATATGGACCAGAAAATGGTGGTGAATTACTACCCTAAATGCCCACAACCCGACCTCACCCTTGGCCTTAAACGTCACACTGACCCTGGTACCATCACCCTGCTCCTCCAAGATCAGGTTGGTGGGTTGCAAGCGACTCGCGATGGTGGTAAGACTTGGATCACAGTCCAGCCTATCCCTGGTGCCTTTGTTGTTAACCTTGGGGATCATGGCCAT TTTTTGAGCAACGGGCGATTCAAGAATGCAGATCACCAGGCTGTGGTGAACTCAAACTACAGCAGATTGTCAATAGCAACATTTCAGAATCCGGCACCAGAGGCAATAGTATATCCATTAGCAATACGAGAAGGAGAGAATCCGATCCTAGAAGAGCCCATCGCCTTCACGGAGATGTATAGGAGGAAGATGAGCAAGGACCTCGAACTTGCACGCCTTAAGAAACTCGCTAAGGAGCAAAAGCAGAAGCAAGAGGAGCTAGAGAAAGCTAAGTTAGAGTCCAAACCCATAGAAGAGATCATAGCTTAA